One stretch of Paroedura picta isolate Pp20150507F chromosome 13, Ppicta_v3.0, whole genome shotgun sequence DNA includes these proteins:
- the LOC143822418 gene encoding uncharacterized protein LOC143822418, translated as MQIMGPGLAQLAGSRGGPFGRRRRPSPGAPLEVPGRPPSFPPSPAHLDVLALDLHRLLPEVDADGGLGAGREGSPAEAHRQARLAHVGVADDDDLEDARLHRVLQRGLQLHAEEGGEEAQSARSAGDETHVPTSAGPRPGSAAIAAPMEEEEVAAAAGRHDGRRGGAAGTAGRTATPPLLRGQLQKREQSRLAAGEPPRGRAAIGCRPPAGFLDALPRGGGVAAAGPAAPSGVQRREGGGGRQQKLPAATGRCRAPLDGGEDHKGSGEKHMQEKRTEVGSLLVLKVLLDSDFIFLYIINCLWCLPGSVGKTHQSPEMSFPMVWGA; from the exons ATGCAGATCATGGGACCTGGCCTTGCCCAG TTAGCGGGATCCCGCGGGGGGCCCTTTGGAAGGCGGAGGCGACCCTCCCCGGGGGCGCCCTTGGAGGTCCCGGgccggcctccctccttccctccctccccggcgcaCCTTGATGTGCTCGCCCTCGATCTCCACCGCCTTCTCCCTGAAGTCGACGCCGATGGTGGCCTCGGTGCTGGCCGGGAAGGCTCTCCCGCAGAAGCGCACCGTCAGGCACGTCTTGCCCACGTTGGAGTCGCCGATGACGATGATCTTGAAGATGCGCGTCTGCACCGAGTGCTCCAGCGAGGCCTCCAGCTCCATGCCGAGGAAGGGGGCGAAGAGGCGCAGTCAGCGCGCAGCGCAGGAGACGAGACGCACGTCCCCACGTCCGCCGGCCCTCGCCCAGGCTCAGCTGCAATAGCAGCGccgatggaggaggaggaggtggcggcggcggcgggccggCATGATGGACGGCGCGGGGGCGCTGCTGGGACCGCCGGCCGCACGGCCACCCCGCCGCTTTTACGCGGCCAGCTGCAGAAACGGGAGCAATCGCGCCTCGCTGCTGGGGAGCCGCCCCGCGGCCGCGCGGCCATTGGCTGCCGCCCGCCAGCCGGCTTCCTCGACGCCCTGCCCCGCGGAGGAGGAGTCGCAGCCGCCGGCCCAGCGGCGCCTTCTGGCGTCCAGCGGCGCGAAGGAGGCGGGGGGCGGCAGCAAAAGCTTCCCGCGGCCACGGGGAGATGCCGGGCGCCTTTAGACGGCGGGGAGGACCACAAAGGTTCGGGAGAAAAACACATGCAGGAAAAGAGGACGGAG gttgggtctttgttggtcttaaaggtgctactggactctgattttattttcctttatattATTAATTGCCTTTGGTGCCTGCCAGGAAGCGTGGGTAAAACCCATcaatctccagaaatgtctttTCCAATGGTTTGGGGTGCCTGA